The following nucleotide sequence is from Dialister pneumosintes.
TGTATTGGTATATGTTTTTCTTGGGTTGGCAGGGGTTCCTGTTTTTGCCTCCGGAGGTGGATTCGGATATATATTACAACCTACTTTTGGGTATTTAATAGGATTTATTATACAAGCATGGTTTTGTGGTAAATTTTCCAGAAAGTTATCAAATATTTCATGCAAAAGTTTAGTAGCAGTTAATTTTGGGGGATTACTCATTGTTTATACGATAGGAATTAGTTGGTTTTATATTTTTTCAAATTATGTAGTAAATGCACCTATCAGTGTGTGGGCAACTTTGTTCTATTGTGGCATATTACAAATCTTGCCTGATTTTGCACTATGTGTAGGTGCAGCGACTTTGGGGTATACTTGTTATCGACGTGGACTGTGGTTATCGTGATTGTATTTGACGATAGTATATACAAAGAAGTGTGATTATTTATGAAAAAATGCCTTTTTGTAACAGGAACAGGGACTGATGTCGGTAAAACCTATGTTACAGGATTACTTATAAAAAAATTAAGAGAATATAATTATGCAGCTGGATATTATAAAGCGGCATTGTCCGGCGCTATTTGTGATATAAAAGGAAATTTGCAACCAGAAGATGCTTTATATGTGAATGATGTGGCAGCTATAGGAGCTGATATAGAAAAAATGGTGTCTTACATTTATAAAGAATCCGTGTCACCACACTTAGCAGCACAAATAAATCAAAGTCCTATAGACATACATAAAGTAACGGAAGATTTTTTATTTGCAACAAATACTTATGATTTTTTAACTGTAGAAGGTAGTGGAGGAATTATTTGCCCGTTAAGATGGGATGATTCTATTCATTTTGGTATATTAGATTTAATAAAGCAATGGGAATTAGGTGTTGTTCTTATAGCTGATGCAGGACTTGGAACTATTAATGCAACGGTTCTTACTGTTGCTTATTTGCATCAGCATCATGTACCTATAAGAGGTATTGTTTTAAATCGATATCAATCAGATAACATTATGCATTATGATAATAAAAAAATGATTGAAGAAATGACAGGTGTAAATATTGTTGCTTGTGTAGAGGCGAATGCAACCGATTTAGACATACCGATAAAAGTGCTTTTAGATTTATACAAATAAAAAACACATGAGTTTTATCTCATGTGTTTTTTATTTGTAATTTATATTTCAGTTTTTAAGAGGTTAAGCAGAGTTCTTTATATAAAACTTACCATATAAAGTGTGCTATATGGTAAAATAATTAGAATAGTCAATAATATTGGAGGGAATATATGAAGACAATTGGATTACTTGCAGGAATAGGAACTTTGCCTGTAGAGTTTATTAAAGCAGCACATATGCAAGGATATAAAGTGGTCTGTATTGCTGTAATTCCGGGGGTCAGTTCCATGCTCCAAGAATTGGCTGATGTATATTATGATATTAATGTAGCAAAGCTTAATAAAATTATAAAGACACTTGTAAAAGAACAGGCTATGGAAGTTACTATGTTAGGAAAGGTAACTAAAGAATGGCTTTTTAAAGGACTTCATTTACCGGATCTTCGTGCACTTAAAGTTTTAAATAGTTTAAGGAATAGAAAAGATGACACGATAATGTTGTCTCTTGTCGACGAGTTGGCAAAGGATGGTATTGAAGTATTAGATCAAACTAAATACTTAAAACCTCTTATGCCAAGTGCAGGTGTTTTTACTAAAAAGGAACCTACCGAAGCACAATTTAGAGACATTATGTTTGGATTTCAAGCAGCCAAGTTAATCGGTGCTATGGATTTAGGACAAACTGTAGTTGTTAAAAATCAGGCAGTTATGGCGGTAGAAGCTATTGAAGGTACGGATGCATGTATAAAACGCGGAGGTTTGTTGGCAAGAGGAGATGCTGTAGTTGTAAAAACGGCAAAGCCTAAGCAGGACCCTCGTTTTGATGTTCCTGCCATTGGGCTTACTACTTTGCAATCTATGGAAGAAAGTGGATGTAAAGTATTAGCTATTGAAGCTAATAGTACTCTTTTTGCAGAACAAGAAGCAGTTATTAAAGAAGCAAATAAAAAGGGAATTGTTATTTTAGCTGTAGAACAGGAATAAATTATGAAAATTATGTTTTCTGCAGGAGAAGCGTCCGGTGATATGCATGCTGCAGCAGTAGCAGAAATGATTAAACAAAAACACCCTCATATAGAAATGTTAGGAATGGGTGGAAATGCTATGCGACGTGCCGGAGTTCGTATTGTATATGATATTGAACATTTAGGAATTATAGGGGTGGTGGAAATAATTAAGCAT
It contains:
- a CDS encoding biotin transporter BioY, with product MKITTKELIVSTLFVALITIGTFIRIPIGNDYFTLQFLFTLLAGLVLGANLGGTAVLVYVFLGLAGVPVFASGGGFGYILQPTFGYLIGFIIQAWFCGKFSRKLSNISCKSLVAVNFGGLLIVYTIGISWFYIFSNYVVNAPISVWATLFYCGILQILPDFALCVGAATLGYTCYRRGLWLS
- the bioD gene encoding dethiobiotin synthase — its product is MKKCLFVTGTGTDVGKTYVTGLLIKKLREYNYAAGYYKAALSGAICDIKGNLQPEDALYVNDVAAIGADIEKMVSYIYKESVSPHLAAQINQSPIDIHKVTEDFLFATNTYDFLTVEGSGGIICPLRWDDSIHFGILDLIKQWELGVVLIADAGLGTINATVLTVAYLHQHHVPIRGIVLNRYQSDNIMHYDNKKMIEEMTGVNIVACVEANATDLDIPIKVLLDLYK
- a CDS encoding LpxI family protein, with amino-acid sequence MKTIGLLAGIGTLPVEFIKAAHMQGYKVVCIAVIPGVSSMLQELADVYYDINVAKLNKIIKTLVKEQAMEVTMLGKVTKEWLFKGLHLPDLRALKVLNSLRNRKDDTIMLSLVDELAKDGIEVLDQTKYLKPLMPSAGVFTKKEPTEAQFRDIMFGFQAAKLIGAMDLGQTVVVKNQAVMAVEAIEGTDACIKRGGLLARGDAVVVKTAKPKQDPRFDVPAIGLTTLQSMEESGCKVLAIEANSTLFAEQEAVIKEANKKGIVILAVEQE